One stretch of Candidatus Bathyarchaeia archaeon DNA includes these proteins:
- a CDS encoding ferrous iron transport protein A, with translation MWLRRKSNTPLGNDNGYVPLTCLPEGTKAVVTHTSGGLGVVRRLSEMGLTPGCEITLKRKCSFRGPIEIEVRGVALALGYGLSAQILVQPLEGKPN, from the coding sequence ATGTGGTTAAGACGAAAAAGTAACACGCCTTTGGGAAACGATAACGGATATGTCCCTTTAACTTGCTTACCTGAAGGTACAAAAGCAGTCGTCACTCACACTTCAGGAGGTTTAGGAGTGGTGCGCAGACTCTCCGAAATGGGACTGACCCCCGGATGCGAAATCACTCTGAAACGCAAATGCAGCTTCCGCGGACCAATAGAAATCGAAGTCAGAGGCGTAGCTTTAGCCTTAGGCTATGGCTTGTCCGCACAGATTCTCGTGCAGCCTTTAGAAGGCAAACCTAATTGA
- a CDS encoding winged helix-turn-helix domain-containing protein, translating to MQALAIKRNRLQVLTEILQTCKSPQTKSRIMHKANLSHGTLQDCLMQLLDLSFVEHLPDLNRYVTTEKGRIFLGKWGQLQELLNPREQVMIKREQKLGPVYTPFSAKR from the coding sequence ATGCAAGCATTAGCGATAAAAAGGAACCGACTACAAGTTTTAACCGAAATCCTTCAGACCTGTAAATCCCCCCAGACAAAAAGCCGCATAATGCACAAAGCGAACTTGTCGCATGGTACTCTCCAAGACTGTCTAATGCAACTTCTTGACTTGAGCTTTGTTGAGCATCTGCCTGATTTGAACCGTTACGTGACGACCGAGAAAGGTAGGATTTTCCTAGGTAAGTGGGGGCAACTTCAAGAGCTTCTAAATCCGCGCGAGCAAGTGATGATTAAGCGGGAACAGAAGCTGGGACCGGTTTATACTCCATTCTCAGCTAAACGCTGA
- the cyaB gene encoding class IV adenylate cyclase, whose translation MDEIEAKILEVDQNQVRSTLAMLGAKKVFDDEMETLFFDFETNSIANAKNVLRLRREGHQVVLTFKNVLSNQAAKIAHEYSVEVSSLDDARKILECLGLHVVESMQKHRVSYQLGEVHFDLDCYKGDYSFIPEFLEIEAPNIELIHKYAQTLGFSPKDCLPWSTLDLINHYSKGK comes from the coding sequence ATGGACGAGATAGAAGCAAAAATTCTTGAAGTCGATCAAAACCAAGTACGTTCAACTTTGGCTATGCTTGGAGCCAAAAAAGTTTTTGACGATGAAATGGAAACTCTTTTCTTCGACTTTGAAACAAACTCCATTGCTAACGCAAAAAATGTGCTTCGTCTGCGCCGAGAGGGGCATCAAGTTGTCCTCACCTTCAAAAATGTCTTAAGTAATCAGGCCGCCAAAATTGCTCATGAATATTCTGTTGAGGTTTCCAGTTTAGATGATGCTCGTAAAATTCTTGAATGCCTTGGTTTACATGTGGTTGAGAGTATGCAGAAGCACCGTGTGAGTTACCAGCTGGGTGAGGTGCATTTTGATTTGGACTGCTACAAGGGTGATTATTCGTTTATTCCTGAATTTTTAGAAATTGAAGCCCCTAACATCGAGCTAATTCACAAGTATGCTCAGACGTTAGGCTTTTCCCCAAAAGACTGCTTGCCCTGGTCAACTTTAGATTTGATCAATCACTATTCTAAAGGGAAATAG
- a CDS encoding polysaccharide deacetylase family protein encodes MNIKLAATLVTTIVIAVGFVLISPLYFHPAGFNGKQEIMLSFSVTHPDNSVEWCKNLSSILDQYNLSATVFIVGQVAEENPQTVAVFGDKVDIGSLTYSNVNLTNIYDYSLKLQEVAKGKEAVDQAGNLDSKSFQAPAQATDEDIYSLLSRSGILADFSYNSQYNVYQNDQFIKFEATTVQAQSSQPETILNRASTNQPLIIQFDDTCPSTYIAVYIESLVTGDFEFVNASELTGLALTVRGI; translated from the coding sequence TTGAACATTAAACTTGCAGCTACTTTAGTTACAACCATAGTCATCGCGGTGGGCTTTGTACTAATAAGCCCACTCTATTTTCACCCCGCAGGCTTCAATGGGAAACAGGAGATTATGCTCAGCTTCAGCGTAACCCACCCAGATAACAGTGTGGAATGGTGCAAAAACCTCTCATCCATATTAGACCAATACAATCTGTCGGCAACAGTGTTCATTGTTGGCCAGGTAGCTGAAGAGAACCCACAGACTGTCGCAGTCTTTGGTGACAAAGTCGACATTGGCAGCCTCACATACAGCAACGTCAACCTAACCAACATCTATGACTACTCCCTTAAACTGCAAGAAGTTGCCAAGGGCAAAGAGGCAGTTGACCAAGCAGGCAACCTTGACTCGAAGTCATTCCAAGCTCCAGCTCAAGCAACCGACGAAGACATCTACTCGCTGCTTAGCCGCAGTGGCATACTCGCTGACTTTTCCTATAACAGCCAGTACAACGTCTACCAAAACGACCAATTCATAAAATTTGAAGCCACAACCGTTCAAGCCCAATCTTCTCAGCCAGAAACAATTCTGAATCGAGCCTCAACAAATCAGCCGCTAATAATCCAGTTTGATGACACTTGCCCATCCACCTACATAGCTGTCTATATCGAATCGTTGGTTACGGGCGATTTTGAATTTGTGAATGCTTCTGAACTGACGGGACTGGCTCTTACTGTACGAGGCATTTAG
- a CDS encoding DUF47 domain-containing protein — protein MKNLKRILVIGERSIFDKLFQIVDTAAKANIIVKKMFKSGYNNPELNADMQAVRNLERQADEIAFQLSEQITGGAISPNLIDNLLRSVHVADDIVDLYYYLSRELGRMSKAKMEDNKTSPQAEWASVYQKLFELADQSLNKLKQALSTDNIEEILRLGKEVEAIEEEGDDIKDASFDELYAAAPKMHFLQFYHYSGLLHKTDDILDCCEDLSDLIISVVTSIFK, from the coding sequence TTGAAAAACCTTAAAAGAATCTTGGTTATCGGCGAAAGAAGCATTTTTGACAAACTTTTCCAAATCGTTGACACAGCAGCTAAAGCCAACATCATTGTCAAAAAAATGTTCAAGTCCGGCTACAACAACCCAGAACTTAACGCTGACATGCAGGCGGTACGGAACTTGGAGAGGCAAGCTGACGAAATCGCCTTTCAACTAAGCGAGCAAATCACAGGCGGAGCCATCAGCCCAAACCTCATTGATAACCTCCTACGCAGCGTCCACGTAGCCGACGACATAGTAGACCTATACTATTATCTAAGCCGAGAATTAGGACGAATGTCCAAAGCAAAAATGGAAGACAATAAAACGTCGCCACAAGCAGAGTGGGCGTCAGTTTACCAAAAACTGTTTGAACTTGCCGACCAATCGCTAAACAAACTCAAACAGGCACTCTCCACGGATAACATTGAAGAAATTTTGCGTCTGGGTAAAGAAGTTGAAGCAATAGAAGAGGAAGGCGACGACATCAAAGACGCAAGTTTTGACGAACTGTACGCGGCGGCTCCGAAGATGCATTTTCTGCAGTTTTACCACTACAGCGGACTGCTGCATAAAACAGATGATATCTTGGATTGCTGCGAAGACCTCTCGGACCTTATCATTTCAGTTGTTACTTCAATCTTTAAGTGA
- a CDS encoding potassium transporter TrkA — MKKDLRVLIIGLGEIGYSNAEYLAQKGILADGYDINQATAQRAIDNGIIDQKAGTFEGYDYYMVCVSTHNPRNMFVPFFDGILGTAQRLAQEGKEGALVTIESTIPKGISQKICSILSHRLHVAHVPHRYYGPEKDEHGVNQLRVLAGCNLCCTREAQIFYNEFLGIPTHTVSSTEIAELTKVIENTHRFVEIAFAEELKMFCDSQGLAFEELRAAVNSKWNENILEAKQGIGGHCLPKDTRMYYELSRQVFPASIVNAAIQSNSTYEQHCKKTQQVTVAVDEPLGIEARTTA; from the coding sequence ATGAAAAAAGACTTAAGAGTACTAATAATTGGACTTGGTGAAATCGGTTACAGTAATGCGGAGTATTTGGCGCAGAAGGGCATACTTGCTGATGGTTATGACATAAATCAGGCGACTGCTCAAAGGGCAATTGATAATGGAATAATTGACCAGAAAGCGGGCACGTTTGAGGGGTATGACTACTATATGGTTTGTGTTTCTACTCATAACCCTCGGAACATGTTTGTGCCGTTTTTTGATGGGATTTTGGGGACTGCTCAGAGGTTAGCCCAAGAAGGTAAAGAGGGTGCGTTAGTGACAATTGAGAGCACCATACCCAAGGGCATAAGCCAGAAAATTTGCAGTATCCTAAGTCATAGACTTCACGTTGCTCATGTTCCTCACCGTTATTATGGTCCTGAAAAAGATGAGCATGGCGTAAATCAGCTGCGTGTTTTGGCGGGATGTAACCTTTGCTGCACCAGAGAAGCACAAATTTTTTACAACGAATTCTTAGGCATACCCACCCACACGGTATCGTCTACAGAAATTGCAGAGCTCACAAAAGTCATTGAAAACACCCACCGATTTGTCGAGATAGCCTTCGCGGAAGAGCTAAAAATGTTCTGTGACTCGCAGGGACTGGCTTTTGAGGAGCTCCGAGCTGCGGTAAACTCGAAGTGGAACGAAAACATTTTGGAAGCAAAACAAGGAATTGGTGGACACTGCCTACCGAAGGACACCCGCATGTATTATGAGCTTTCACGGCAGGTTTTTCCCGCTTCCATAGTCAACGCCGCCATTCAATCAAACTCAACATACGAACAGCACTGCAAAAAAACCCAACAGGTTACAGTAGCAGTCGACGAGCCACTTGGGATAGAGGCTCGCACAACCGCTTGA
- the feoB gene encoding ferrous iron transport protein B: MTPSYAKKTPSRHPNRDVNIQANPKKTAKELRIALAGNANVGKSAIFNQLTGLNQVTGNWPGKTVERAEGTLFFEGYSIRVIDLPGTYSLSAYSMEEIVSRDYLAVEKPDIIVNVVDASALERNLYLTLQLIELHLPMVMALNQVDFAAKKGLNIDTKKLSETLGIEVVPTVAVTGSGISELLDTVVKQATKEKKTVPNEVSYGKEIEEHIQAVENLVVSKLPQLSSIYPSRWLAIKLLEKDADIIAKVAALPEGQEQLKLVDEITAELETVHGETPPVIMAAERYALSSKIAKDIVTIVTSPRISLEQKLATITTHKVFGYLILVGVVVAIFAVIFEGGNLLSGVLDTGLSWLSENTSNLLSTVLPPQAVDLIVNGVIGGIAAGITIALPYIVPFYIILALLEDSGYLPRAAFLMDNVMHKIGLHGKAFIPLILGYGCTVPACIGCRIMETKRERFLTAFVVMLIPCAARTVVILGLVGRYVGLPAVIGIYLFDLILVFGMGRIAFKVLPGEPVGLIMEMPNYKKPSAKTVILKTWSRTKDFVYVAFPIIIVGSLIVEAFALSGLMPYFVAGADPIMTVWLGLPAIVAIPLLFGILRKELTLVLLSTTLASVGLAITSLSAVQMIVFALVVMIYIPCLATIAACKREFGWQKALGIAAIDIALALLVGGLAFRVLSLFM; this comes from the coding sequence TTGACTCCAAGCTACGCAAAAAAGACGCCTTCGCGTCACCCCAACAGAGACGTCAATATACAAGCTAATCCAAAAAAAACAGCCAAAGAACTTCGAATAGCCCTAGCGGGAAACGCGAACGTCGGCAAAAGCGCGATATTTAACCAACTCACAGGTTTGAACCAAGTCACTGGAAACTGGCCGGGCAAAACCGTGGAACGCGCTGAAGGCACCCTTTTTTTTGAAGGTTACAGCATTCGCGTAATTGATTTACCGGGCACATACTCACTGTCAGCGTACTCCATGGAAGAAATAGTTTCACGAGATTATTTAGCGGTGGAAAAACCTGACATTATAGTAAACGTTGTTGATGCATCGGCGTTAGAGCGGAACTTGTATCTAACCCTTCAACTTATCGAACTCCATCTGCCCATGGTGATGGCGCTCAATCAAGTGGATTTTGCAGCTAAAAAAGGATTAAATATTGATACAAAAAAATTGTCTGAAACATTGGGCATTGAAGTCGTGCCAACCGTTGCGGTTACTGGTTCGGGCATCAGCGAACTGCTGGACACCGTGGTAAAGCAAGCCACCAAAGAAAAGAAAACAGTACCAAACGAAGTCAGCTACGGCAAAGAAATTGAGGAACATATCCAAGCCGTCGAAAACCTTGTTGTTTCTAAACTTCCCCAATTAAGTTCCATTTACCCATCCCGATGGCTCGCCATTAAGTTGCTTGAGAAAGACGCCGACATAATCGCGAAAGTAGCTGCTCTCCCTGAAGGGCAAGAACAGCTGAAGTTGGTTGATGAAATAACCGCCGAATTGGAAACTGTGCATGGAGAAACGCCACCCGTAATTATGGCTGCTGAAAGATACGCGTTGTCAAGCAAAATTGCCAAGGATATCGTTACCATTGTGACTTCGCCCCGCATCAGCTTAGAGCAAAAGCTCGCCACTATAACAACCCACAAAGTTTTTGGATACTTAATTTTGGTGGGTGTTGTTGTGGCGATCTTCGCAGTCATCTTTGAGGGGGGAAACCTGCTTTCAGGCGTACTTGACACTGGGCTTAGCTGGTTATCCGAAAACACCTCCAACCTGCTGAGCACAGTTTTGCCACCGCAAGCGGTAGACTTAATTGTTAACGGTGTCATAGGCGGCATCGCTGCAGGCATAACCATCGCGTTGCCCTACATCGTTCCGTTCTACATCATTTTGGCTCTGCTGGAAGATAGCGGTTACTTGCCTCGTGCAGCCTTCTTAATGGATAATGTCATGCACAAAATTGGCTTGCACGGCAAAGCGTTCATACCTTTGATACTGGGTTATGGATGTACGGTTCCCGCATGCATCGGATGCCGAATTATGGAAACCAAACGTGAACGGTTCCTCACGGCATTTGTAGTCATGCTGATTCCCTGCGCTGCACGCACAGTTGTCATTTTGGGGTTAGTTGGCAGATATGTTGGGTTACCTGCAGTTATTGGAATATACCTGTTTGATTTGATTCTGGTGTTTGGGATGGGTCGAATCGCCTTCAAAGTCCTACCAGGAGAACCCGTCGGGTTAATTATGGAAATGCCCAACTACAAGAAACCCTCCGCTAAAACGGTAATTCTTAAAACGTGGAGCCGAACCAAAGACTTCGTCTACGTAGCCTTCCCGATAATCATAGTTGGAAGCCTTATCGTGGAAGCCTTTGCATTGTCGGGGTTGATGCCATACTTTGTGGCAGGCGCAGACCCCATCATGACCGTCTGGCTGGGACTTCCGGCAATCGTAGCAATTCCACTACTGTTTGGCATACTGCGCAAAGAACTCACACTGGTTCTGCTATCAACAACATTAGCTTCAGTAGGACTCGCAATCACATCACTTAGTGCTGTTCAAATGATTGTCTTTGCCTTAGTAGTTATGATATACATTCCATGCTTAGCAACAATTGCAGCCTGCAAAAGAGAGTTCGGATGGCAAAAAGCGTTAGGTATTGCAGCCATCGACATTGCACTAGCGCTGCTGGTAGGCGGATTAGCATTCAGGGTTCTAAGCTTATTCATGTAA
- a CDS encoding metal-dependent transcriptional regulator has protein sequence METALSPEAEDYIETIYKLQKRNGVAKTKELAQTMHVVPGSITNTIEHLESHGLVMHEPYRGVKLTREGEKIALDVIRRHRLAECLLTDVLKAEWTNVHEEACKLEHALTKNVANLVDKKLGYPKCCPHGNPIPTENGEVKEHPCVALTEANVGESYYVCSIIDEEHKNLQQLAKAKIKPKTQVQVMEQNTEQIVLSVEGEKSVLSRRLAANVLLIKNKEDYRCG, from the coding sequence ATGGAAACCGCACTCTCCCCCGAAGCCGAAGACTACATCGAAACAATCTACAAACTTCAAAAAAGAAACGGAGTAGCAAAAACCAAAGAGTTAGCCCAAACAATGCATGTCGTGCCAGGCTCCATAACAAACACCATCGAACACTTGGAAAGCCACGGATTAGTAATGCATGAACCTTACCGAGGCGTCAAGTTAACTCGTGAAGGCGAAAAAATTGCCTTGGACGTAATACGGAGACATAGACTGGCTGAATGCTTGCTTACCGACGTCTTGAAAGCGGAATGGACCAACGTCCACGAAGAAGCCTGTAAACTTGAACATGCCCTAACCAAAAACGTAGCTAACCTGGTAGATAAGAAACTAGGCTACCCTAAATGTTGCCCTCACGGAAACCCCATCCCAACAGAAAACGGCGAGGTCAAAGAGCACCCATGCGTCGCTTTAACAGAAGCAAATGTGGGCGAGAGTTACTATGTTTGCAGCATAATTGATGAAGAACACAAGAATCTTCAGCAGTTAGCTAAGGCGAAAATTAAGCCAAAAACACAAGTGCAAGTCATGGAACAAAACACGGAACAGATTGTCCTAAGCGTGGAAGGAGAAAAAAGTGTCCTAAGCCGAAGACTTGCAGCCAATGTCTTGCTAATTAAAAATAAGGAGGACTACCGATGTGGTTAA
- a CDS encoding glycosyltransferase, protein MTCTEEVPQVELELNVEQDDLFSHSKQRISKTGRIQVSNRAWVIRSLMLVGLVGFMIYNVDIALSIGDPLIVYSTLMPIHAILLLVIGWVFYKHKPSKEPPDDLVSVIIPIYNQENLIEKVINAIYGSTYTNLEVIAVNDGSKDNTAEVLDNLAAKNPSLRVIHKPNGGKRTAVAAGFHASKADFIVLIDSDSIVDKYAIEEFMKTFQANPKVGGLVGNGKVLNASKNLLTKCQDVWYDYSFNIGKTCESVFGTVLCLSGCLAAYRREAISQFITFWANDSAQYGDDRNLTTYAIAPPWAKGQLAPVRKKLLISMASYDDAEDRGLTSHAMMTWRTAYVPTAVVHTDVPEKPRQYIRQQIRWKKGYLRSTFFVSAFFWRKNPIMAMLFYLEFMSTFIAPAIIVSIFIYGPLVLHSYWYPFIFVASQLLIGLFNGVDYKFRDPTAKHWVYKPVMNLISALILPWVLFPAVLSLKKNKWLTR, encoded by the coding sequence ATGACATGTACCGAAGAAGTGCCTCAGGTAGAACTTGAGTTAAACGTTGAGCAAGATGATTTGTTTAGTCACAGCAAGCAACGTATCTCAAAAACAGGGCGAATACAGGTTAGCAACCGAGCATGGGTTATCCGCAGTTTGATGCTTGTGGGTCTTGTTGGCTTCATGATTTACAATGTGGACATAGCTTTGTCGATTGGTGACCCCCTCATTGTGTATTCGACGCTTATGCCGATACATGCGATACTGCTGCTCGTAATAGGTTGGGTGTTTTACAAGCATAAACCATCAAAAGAACCGCCCGATGATTTAGTTTCGGTAATAATTCCAATCTATAATCAAGAAAACCTAATCGAGAAGGTAATCAACGCAATATACGGTTCCACGTACACAAATTTAGAGGTAATAGCAGTCAACGATGGCAGCAAAGACAACACCGCAGAAGTCTTAGATAATCTGGCAGCAAAAAACCCTTCCCTAAGAGTTATCCATAAACCGAACGGGGGCAAACGAACCGCTGTGGCAGCAGGATTTCACGCGTCTAAAGCAGACTTCATAGTTCTCATCGATTCAGACAGCATAGTGGACAAGTATGCAATCGAAGAATTCATGAAAACCTTCCAGGCAAACCCCAAAGTCGGAGGATTAGTCGGCAACGGCAAAGTCTTAAATGCCAGCAAAAACCTGCTTACCAAATGCCAAGACGTATGGTATGACTACTCATTCAATATCGGCAAAACATGCGAAAGCGTTTTTGGCACTGTTCTCTGCCTTTCCGGATGTTTGGCTGCGTACAGACGAGAAGCGATCAGTCAATTCATAACGTTCTGGGCTAACGACTCAGCCCAATACGGTGATGACAGAAACTTAACAACCTATGCTATTGCACCGCCGTGGGCAAAAGGGCAGTTGGCACCCGTTAGAAAGAAGCTGCTCATATCAATGGCTAGTTATGATGACGCTGAAGACCGCGGATTAACGTCACATGCGATGATGACATGGAGAACCGCGTATGTTCCCACCGCTGTAGTGCATACGGATGTACCCGAAAAACCTCGTCAATACATTAGGCAGCAGATAAGATGGAAGAAGGGTTACTTACGTTCAACATTCTTTGTTAGCGCATTCTTCTGGCGTAAAAATCCTATAATGGCAATGTTGTTCTACTTGGAATTTATGTCCACGTTCATTGCCCCAGCGATTATCGTATCAATCTTCATTTACGGCCCGTTGGTTCTGCATTCTTACTGGTACCCCTTCATCTTCGTTGCCTCACAACTACTTATCGGCTTATTCAACGGAGTGGACTACAAATTCAGAGACCCCACCGCAAAACATTGGGTATATAAGCCAGTCATGAACCTCATTTCCGCGCTTATACTCCCATGGGTACTGTTTCCAGCCGTATTGAGCCTCAAAAAGAACAAATGGCTAACCAGATAA